A region from the Helicoverpa armigera isolate CAAS_96S chromosome 6, ASM3070526v1, whole genome shotgun sequence genome encodes:
- the LOC110371125 gene encoding uncharacterized protein LOC110371125 produces MNSMNYIGQSNLRLCSRNEGKIKSYESCRDVRAWSHDVRARDRYLREWIKCDMPICVLPTSTLASFMRTMTCRSRGRATPRCHPDCKSKVVLDSICDSCNAIKECLKNEEGFDKYFDDEEFETSHWPCDRCLEALKSIKMLWKIIIEKIFHVNIPKDEDLAQNECCRTDSVRSVAKVWQTEMVQQAMFVRNISPYLTRAIFPIPCCWKGKKSKREPLTCPFKPQGYPDGFPECKKKCSLTDCRKPCCKNNRSTDTDFISNPSVCRSNKSCSTSQSQRVCSKHCAAKVRLVDKQCHCNEISEEINAYKINLEKLQDKCNCQKTEIDKLKKENSSLKIELQNVYKNSSWKSTFFSPFKSASKHDSVAILPKPFECCTDDIPNVSEVKGIDSEMIITMKNCKNETYRHISLLQVLHKTNDPDKGVLSRESDCCSRKEDPIVLLTKVQNTFGAIVKREMGIAYERKLREKKSVINASFHKVNSSKSAPSCSTITDTSTDSRCDFRLIHES; encoded by the exons ATGAATTCAATGAATTACATAGGTCAGAGTAACTTACGACTGTGCTCACGCAACGAGGGTAAGATCAAATCATACGAGTCTTGCCGCGACGTCAGAGCATGGAGTCATGACGTGCGGGCGCGCGATCGTTACCTCAGGGAATGGATAAAGTGCGATATGCCTATTTGCGTTTTACCCACGAGCACTTTAGCCAGCTTCATGAGAACCATGACATGCAGAAGCCGAGGCAGG GCCACGCCCCGTTGTCATCCCGATTGTAAATCAAAAGTTGTGCTAGATAGCATTTGTGATTCATGTAATGCTATAAAGgaatgtttaaaaaatgaagAGGGTTTCGATAAGTACTTTGACGAT GAGGAATTTGAAACTAGCCATTGGCCTTGTGACCGATGCCTGGAGGCCCTCAAAAGCATTAAAATGCTTTGGAAAATCATTATCGAAAAGATCTTTCATGTAAATATTCCAAAAGATGAGGATCTCGCTCAGAATGAGTGTTGTCGCACAGATAGTGTGCGGTCTGTTGCAAAAGTTTGGCAAACTGAAATGGTGCAACAGGCCATGTTTGTGAGGAATATCTCACCGTACTTAACTCGTGCTATTTTCCCAATTCCCTGTTGTTGGAAAGGAAAAAAAAGCAAAAGAGAACCTCTCACATGTCCTTTTAAACCGCAAGGATATCCAGATGGTTTCCCTGAATGTAAGAAAAAATGTTCTCTGACAGATTGTAGAAAACCATGTTGCAAGAATAACAGATCAACAGACACTGATTTCATATCGAATCCTTCGGTATGCAGATCGAATAAATCGTGTTCGACGTCACAAAGTCAAAGAGTGTGCAGTAAGCACTGCGCTGCAAAAGTCAGACTGGTTGATAAACAATGTCATTGTAATGAAATTAGCGAAGAAATTAATGCTTATAAAATAAACCTCGAGAAGTTACAAGATAAATGTAATTGCCAGAAGACTGAAATAGACAaactgaaaaaagaaaacagttccttaaaaattgaacttcaaaatgtgtacaaaaattCTTCATGGAAATCAACATTCTTTAGTCCTTTCAAAAGTGCAAGTAAGCACGATAGTGTTGCTATATTGCCTAAaccatttgaatgttgtacagACGATATTCCGAATGTAAGCGAAGTCAAAGGAATTGACTCAGAAATGATAATAACAATGAAGAATTGTAAGAATGAG aCGTACAGACACATTTCTTTGTTACaagttttacataaaactaaCGACCCAGATAAAGGAGTACTTAGTAGAGAGAGCGATTGCTGTAGTAGGAAAGAAGATCCTATTGTGCTGTTAACTAAAG tgCAAAACACTTTTGGAGCTATCGTGAAACGAGAAATGGGTATAGCTTATGAGAGAAAGTTGCGTGAAAAAAAGTCTGTAATCAATGCTTCATTCCATAAAGTGAATTCTAGCAAGTCTGCGCCCTCGTGTTCCACAATCACAGATACCAGTACTGATTCACGTTGC GACTTTCGTTTAATACATGAATCATAA
- the LOC126056698 gene encoding lipase 3, giving the protein MVCSSIFVLCCLALVCFPQIVLALVNYSLPPYSKYTASDILDDARLDTFSLIKKYGYPCEIHRVYTEDKYILEVHRIPGKTPNAPVVFLQHGLLSSSAEWVLMTPGRGLAYILADAGYDVWMGNARGNTYSRNHASLKPTSSSFWKFSWHEIGYYDLPAMFDYVIKETGLPRIQYIGFSQGTTAFWVLMSTRPEYNNKILAMQALAPVAYVGNIKSPLIKAIAPFTNSLEIVFKLLGTNEILPNGKINELAGQSLCIEEAITQPLCTNLLFLICGFNSEQLNTTMLPVVMGHTPAGASTRQLIHFGQLYKSGKFVQFDHGWLTNKRKYGTYKPPAYDLQNIRTPVFLHYADNDWLSTPKDVKKLAKEIPTAIGLFRVPLSKFNHLDFVFAINATEFIYNRLLNIMAQFKDEV; this is encoded by the exons atgGTTTGTTCATCGATATTCGTGTTGTGTTGCCTCGCGTTAGTCTGTTTTCCTCAAATTGTTCTAGCATTAGTTAATTATTCTTTGCCTCCGTATTCTAAATATACTGCTTCGGATATACTTGATGACGCGCGCTTGGACacg TTTtcgttgataaaaaaatatggatatcCATGCGAAATACATCGCGTGTACACTGAagataagtatattttagagGTGCACAGGATACCTGGCAAGACACCCAATGCGCCGGTGGTCTTTCTCCAACACGGCTTGTTGTCGTCTTCCGCTGAATGGGTGCTTATGACCCCCGGTCGAGGACTTG CGTACATCTTAGCAGACGCTGGATACGATGTCTGGATGGGCAACGCACGAGGGAACACTTACTCCCGAAACCATGCCTCTCTGAAACCTACATCTTCCTCTTTCTGGAAGTTCAGCTGGCATGAAATAGGTTACTACGACCTTCCTGCCATGTTCGATTACGTCATTAAAGAAACTGGACTTCCTAGGATCCAGTACATCGGTTTCTCTCAAGGGACTACAGCTTTCTGGGTTTTGATGTCAACTAGGCCTgaatataacaacaaaattctTGCTATGCAAGCTTTAGCACCTGTAGCATACGTGGGGAATATTAAGAGTCCTCTGATAAAAGCTATAGCACCGTTCACTAACTCTCTTGAA ATTGTATTTAAACTATTAGGGACTAACGAAATTCTCCCCAATggcaaaataaatgaacttgCAGGACAGAGCTTGTGTATTGAAGAAGCCATCACCCAACCACTTTGTACAAACCTTTTGTTCCTTATTTGTGGATTTAATTCAGAACAACTTAATACG ACAATGCTGCCAGTTGTTATGGGTCATACTCCAGCCGGGGCTTCAACGAGACAACTCATACACTTCGGTCAATTGTACAAGTCAGGGAAATTCGTACAATTTGACCACGGTTGGcttacaaacaaacgaaaatatGGAACCTACAAACCTCCGGCGTACGATCTGCAAAATATCAGGACTCCTGTTTTCCTCCATTACGCTGACAACGATTGGTTATCGACCCCTAAAGATGTTAAAAAACTGGCAAAAGAAATACCTACAGCAATTGGTCTTTTCAGAGTACCTTTATCTAAATTCAATCATTTAGATTTCGTCTTCGCCATAAATGCGACGGAGTTCATATACAACCGCTTATTGAACATAATGGCACAATTCAAAGACGAAGTATGA